The nucleotide sequence GATAAAACTCTCAAATTTGAAAATACAAATACGCTAGGTATAAATATCAGTTCTTTGATGAAACGCTTGGATATAGACTAGACCTCAGATTAATATTTAATTCATTGAAGCCACTAACAGTTTCATGAACGCACCAATCTTACTAGGCTCCAGCCATCTGGTGACAACCACTACGTCATTCTTACGATCTACCACGATAAAATTCCCGCCAAAACCAGCGGCATAAAACACCTCTTTATCCACGCCATCCCATTGTCGTTTGCCATCTGTATTGAGCCACCACATAAAACCGTAATTAGGCTCTGGTGTGGAAGAAATTGTAGCCATCTCTATCCATTCTTTGGAGATCAGTTGTTCGTTCTTCCACTTACCGTTATTGGAAAACAGTAAACCAAATCGCGCCATATCTTCAGTATTGATAAACAAACCAGCACCGCTGTGGCCGCCGCCAGTAACACTCTTCATTTGCAGACCGTCGATCGTTTCCCATGCGTCATCATAACCGTACCAGCGCCAGGATCTAGAAGCGCCTATCTTATCCATAATTCTGTTTCTTAAAACAAGCGGCAGTGGCTCTCTTAAAACCTGTAGCAAACTATAGGCGAGCACATTGACACGCACATCGTTGTATTCCATAACAGTGCCAGGCGTGGCAGGCGCTGCATATTGCCAATCATCCAGATCACCATCACGTGGTGGCCGGTCTGCCCAGTCCTTACCACCGTACAAGGTTCCTTGCCAGGCGCTATTTTGCTGTAATAATTGGCTCCAGGTGATCTGGGAATTATGCCTTCCCGCAAACGTGCCGTCCCATACATAATCAGCTACCGTGTCATTGACATTTTTGATCAATCCGTCATCCACTGCGAGTCCAGCAACCGTGGAAAGAAAACTTTTAGTAACTGAAAATGTCATGTCCACACGCTTAGTGTCGCCCCAACTTGCTACTAATTTTCCATTCTTCAAAATCATGCCGGCAGGACCGCCACGTTTTTTGGTAGGACCTAAAATCTCATGAAACGGTTCTGATTTAAAACCGTCTAAAATGGCAATGCGCAAGTCCCTAGAGCCTGAATATTCGTTCGCTTTCGCGAAAGCGATAACATCATCCAGCTTTTCTGGATCCATACCAGCATCTTGAACTGATATTTGTTGCCAGATAGCATGACGCTCTGGAAAATAGGTTTGCTGGGCACTGGCACCAATGGCCATAAGCAGAAGAAGGAAAGTTGATTTCATAATCTTAAAAATAAGGTTTGTGCGAGAATATCTAGACATCTGAAATCGGCTGAATGCAAACTTTATCCACCGCTTTATACATAAATTTGCGCCATGATCAAAGAGATACAACTGCGCGTCACATTGCCTGAAGAACAACAGGATCCTGATATCAAAAAAAGAGCTGCGACTTTTTTAGGTGAGGATGTATCCCATATTACTGGTGTCGTGGTATTGCGCAAGTCTATTGATGCGCGTAAAAAAATCGTTGTATTCAATTACAAACTTGCGGTTTACATCAATGAAGACCTTCCTAAGGAATCTGAGTATCACTTTGATTATCAAGATGTTTCCACTGCAAGCGAAATTCATATCATAGGCTTTGGACCTGCGGGAATGTATGCCGCTTTGCGTTGTATCGAGTTGGGTTACAAACCTGTGGTGCTGGAACGTGGCAAGGATGTTCAAAAACGCCGGCGCGACATCAAGGCCATCAATCAAGATCATGTCGTCAATGGTGATTCCAACTATTGTTTTGGAGAAGGTGGCGCTGGAACCTATAGTGATGGCAAACTCTACACGCGCAGTTTAAAACGCGGTGATGTGAGACGCATCTTTGAAAATCTAGTGTTTCACGGTGCGACCAATGAGATATTGGTAGATGCCCATCCACATATAGGAACGAACAAGCTACCTAAAATTATCCAGCGGATTAGGGAAACCATCTTGAATTATGGTGGTGAGATTCATTTTGAAACCAAGGTAACTGATTTTGTCATCCAGAAGGATCACATCAAAGCTTTGATTCTAGACGATAATCGTGAAATGAAAGTGGAGAAAGTTATTCTCGCCACGGGCCACTCTGCTCGCGATATTTTTGAATTACTACATAAAAAGAATATTGCTATTGAGGCAAAGTCCTTTGCTATGGGCGTGCGTGTGGAACATCCACAACATATCATCGACTCCATACAATACAACTGCGGTATGGAGCGGCCAGACTTACTGCCTGCAGCGGCGTACAGCCTTGTCCAACAAGTAAAAGGCCGTGGTGTTTACTCGTTCTGTATGTGTCCAGGTGGTTTTATTGTCCCAGCAGCTACTGAAGCTGGCGAGGTAGTCGTAAACGGTATGTCACCATCAAGAAGAAATAACAAGTTTGCCAACTCTGGTATTGTCGTAGAAATAAATGCCGATGAAGATTTGAGGTCCTTTGCGCAGCATGGTGCCCTTGCTGGTCTTGAATTTCAAAAAAGTCTAGAACGCATGGCCTTTACGGCTGGTGGCAGGTCGCAAACCGCACCGGCACAACGATTGACGGACTTTGTGGATGGTAAACTCTCGCCTCAACTTAATGAAAGTTCATATCAGCCAGGATTAGTCAGTGCGCCATTACATAGTTTATTACCCAAACATTTGGGCAGCCGATTGCGTAAAGGATTTGAAGCCTTTGGACATAAAATGCATGGTTACAATACTAACGAAGCCAATATTGTAGGTGTGGAATCCAGAACTTCTTCACCGGTCAAAATCCCCAGAAATGACACTCTAGAGCATCCACAGATTTCCAATCTATTTCCATGTGGTGAAGGTGGTGGGTATGCCGGTGGTATTGTAAGCGCCGCCATGGATGGTGAACGATGCGCAGAAGCTGCCATTCAACGCTAGGATTTTATTTACAATAACAAAGTAAACCCTTGTCGAACGCACGAAAAACAGAACAGAGTTGTAAGTTCTTTTTCACTAAATCTTACCACTACCAAAGCATAAAAGCACGCAACTTTGCAGGCTATGAATCAAAACGCCACTGCAGAGCCTAAACTGAGCAATACCGTTCTTTACTTAATGAGTATTTCTGCCGGTCTCGTGGTGGCAAATATTTATTACAATCAGCCGCTGCTGAATTTAATATCGCAAAATCTAGGCGTTTCTCAGGCTTCAGCTAGTAACGTGGCATTGGCCACACAGTTGGGTTATGCGGCAGGACTACTGATCATTATTCCTTTAGGCGACAAATTTTCCAACAAGCTCATCCTAAAATATGATTTTTTCATTTTAGTGATTTCCTTATTGGTGACCGCTGTCGCCAGCAATATCTACATTCTTATTGCCAGCAGCTTTGTTATAGGATTTGCTTCTGTGATTCCGCAATTGTTTGTTCCCATGGCAGCACGGTTGTCGGAAGAAGCCCATCGTGGCCGTGCCATAGGCATCGTTATGAGTGGTTTGCTCATCGGGATACTGGCCAGCCGTACGATTAGTGGTGTTGTAGGTGAATATTTTGGATGGCGAGCCATCTTTTACATCGCCGCTGGTTTGATGGTTTTGCTTTTTATTCTACTACATTTTAAGCTACCGAAATTAAATCCAACCTATGAAGGAAGCTATCTAAGCTTATTCAGAT is from Nonlabens sp. YIK11 and encodes:
- a CDS encoding serine hydrolase domain-containing protein; translation: MKSTFLLLLMAIGASAQQTYFPERHAIWQQISVQDAGMDPEKLDDVIAFAKANEYSGSRDLRIAILDGFKSEPFHEILGPTKKRGGPAGMILKNGKLVASWGDTKRVDMTFSVTKSFLSTVAGLAVDDGLIKNVNDTVADYVWDGTFAGRHNSQITWSQLLQQNSAWQGTLYGGKDWADRPPRDGDLDDWQYAAPATPGTVMEYNDVRVNVLAYSLLQVLREPLPLVLRNRIMDKIGASRSWRWYGYDDAWETIDGLQMKSVTGGGHSGAGLFINTEDMARFGLLFSNNGKWKNEQLISKEWIEMATISSTPEPNYGFMWWLNTDGKRQWDGVDKEVFYAAGFGGNFIVVDRKNDVVVVTRWLEPSKIGAFMKLLVASMN
- a CDS encoding NAD(P)/FAD-dependent oxidoreductase, with product MIKEIQLRVTLPEEQQDPDIKKRAATFLGEDVSHITGVVVLRKSIDARKKIVVFNYKLAVYINEDLPKESEYHFDYQDVSTASEIHIIGFGPAGMYAALRCIELGYKPVVLERGKDVQKRRRDIKAINQDHVVNGDSNYCFGEGGAGTYSDGKLYTRSLKRGDVRRIFENLVFHGATNEILVDAHPHIGTNKLPKIIQRIRETILNYGGEIHFETKVTDFVIQKDHIKALILDDNREMKVEKVILATGHSARDIFELLHKKNIAIEAKSFAMGVRVEHPQHIIDSIQYNCGMERPDLLPAAAYSLVQQVKGRGVYSFCMCPGGFIVPAATEAGEVVVNGMSPSRRNNKFANSGIVVEINADEDLRSFAQHGALAGLEFQKSLERMAFTAGGRSQTAPAQRLTDFVDGKLSPQLNESSYQPGLVSAPLHSLLPKHLGSRLRKGFEAFGHKMHGYNTNEANIVGVESRTSSPVKIPRNDTLEHPQISNLFPCGEGGGYAGGIVSAAMDGERCAEAAIQR
- a CDS encoding MFS transporter, coding for MNQNATAEPKLSNTVLYLMSISAGLVVANIYYNQPLLNLISQNLGVSQASASNVALATQLGYAAGLLIIIPLGDKFSNKLILKYDFFILVISLLVTAVASNIYILIASSFVIGFASVIPQLFVPMAARLSEEAHRGRAIGIVMSGLLIGILASRTISGVVGEYFGWRAIFYIAAGLMVLLFILLHFKLPKLNPTYEGSYLSLFRSIAHYFKTEPTIRVAALRGGLGFAAISVFWTTLVFLLEDSFGYGSDVAGYFGLIGVVGAMGATVTGKLNDTMNKYNIILSASIILLISWILFYFSGNSILGLIIGVVLIDLGMQALHITNQNIIFSKNKDARNRINTIYMVGFFVGGALGTLCASIAWENYGWPGVSVLGIVLSAAILGTQLVWGKNDDK